ATCATAAATTTCAAACAAACTTACAATTCCAACAAAGTCGCACAAAACATTATAGATCttacaaattcaaacaaaaaccaaaaattaaaCTTACAACCAAATAAACTTAGTCTCACAAatcagaaaaaaatttaaaaaaaaatccaacaaaaataCCTAATcgaaaaaatcaaacaaaagacCCACGAGCCATGGTCACATTCATGGGCTATACAAATCTATGGGCAAGTATATATGGCCCATGATCGCCATGGTCAGACTTGAAGACCCGTTACGGACTCTGGTGTCACCCACGGTCACAACCGTCAACCTTTACCCACGACAACGAAGGTACAATTCATGAAGAGAAGTTCTCTCATCTTTGCTGActtagaggaggaggaggaggaggaggagaaaaatggaaaaatgagaagaagagaaatgagagaaaagtgGAGATTGAGTATGGTGGCAGTGAGCTGTGGGCCATGGCCACTAGAACTGGTAGAAGATGAGCAGAGAAAAGGGAGGGCCTAAAGGGGGAAGGGAGGCGACTGAGagtcaagagagagagagagagagaatgtcaTATTTACACTTATAGATGTAAGGTTTTGTAATCctataatgaaatgaaatggttttGGGTATCCccaaacaaaaatgataaaaatagtacttgttaataatttgtttacaaaaatgaattaaaataatatattttataaaatttaagtttgacttttattttgattgaatgtttttaaatatttaaaaaatatcattttattaagaATTGCAAATTAATTGTGATTGAGTTATAAACCTATTACTACTCATCTCCAAAACGATATCGTTTTACCATACATCTGTTTTACCAtacatcttaaatatatatcCGCATGCATGCGGGCCGGATTGGGTGACTGGCAGGCATGGGCCCAGACTAGGCCCCGCCCTGAAGCCCACATTGGATGAATGGGGTCCCCACCCAGCCAACCTGGGGCCCCTTTGCTTTTCTTGGGGGCAGGGACGGCCGCCCAGCCCTAATTAACTGCACGTAAATAGGTAATTGATCAATGCAAatcttttattgtatttttaaaatggtTTGCGTACTTTTCATTAACTTCGATTTTTTCTTGAAAGTACTGtattcattactattttcaCATCTCTATCGATTTTTTCTACTCCTCTGGACCTTTTCCCCTACCGACTGCGGCACATATGCCAGGTCTTTGAGCCGCTCACATTGCAGCCTATGAACGGAAAATGGCATTAAGCAGAATGGGGGTTGTACAAGCCTTTATGCATCAGCGGCATGGCCAATATTCCCTTAAGCAGGCAGCCATATTCTGCTGCAGCTAGTCAAGATATATTCTACTTTTAaggtaaaatagatttaataaaagtcacgttaatttgtaaatttacttttgtgtaatctctttatgtCTGTAGCAGTTATCAATTACCCTCAGAGCAAATCCAAGAGTTCGGTCCATGGGAACTCTTTTAATTTCGTGCACGTTGGTTTTCTTAACTGATCTTGATCACATTACCAAAACGTAAAACAATGAAATTATATCAGATTGAGCCTTGTATTTTCTCAATGCACATGCACACTGCttaaaacaatatcattcagtcTTAAGCAGTATGCATATATCTCTAATGGGCTGTTGGTGGATAACATTTACTATATCAGGTCAATCTCATTGGTCCTTTTGTAAAGTTTCAAATCTGCTTGCGATTCGGTTCAGAACTGAACCTTTCATCTTATGCCATTTCTTTACATATGTTTGTGAGCTTCATTATCATCCTCAAAACTAATAATGTTTGTGAGTTCATCCTTCTTATATTGCCCCTTTCTAAATACGATTTCTCTTTTACCTCTGGTTGGTTTAACCCTATCTATGATGGAGTAATCAGTTTTGCTGGCCTGAAAGCTACAGAATTGAAGCTCAAGACTCAGTGCATCTCATATGTAGTTCTCTTCTACAGTTCATATATTTCTCAtcgaagtatatatataatacatgatATGCTctaattttacaataaaatttcCTGGATTGGTTCAACTTTCTATTAATTCTCGTGTGTatagagaagagaagagaatagCCGTGACATGACAACCGTTTGTGGTCGTCACCTTCTCATGTATTGCCTAAGCTGCAAGAATCCCAGGTGAGAAGATCTGGCCTCTCGTGTATGGTGAGCTTGAAACATCTACAGACCTTGATGACTCCAATCTACACTGTTCTTTCCGCTCATCCATCATTATCTGCCTTGACCGACACTCTGTGCTACAAAATGCTTTCTCTCCTCTGTAAAACCAACACAAACGTGAATTATTAATCTCATAACTTATACCCTTTGAGAATCTAAACCACTAAGTAACTTCTTATGAAAAATGGGAGACAGATatggaaaggaaagagaaacatatataattttttacctGTACATGTATATGTCTTTGCCATGGAGGCTTTTACTGCACAAGTGACACGAACTGAGAAAATCTGATGTTGGATACCCTGAAAAAGTTTCCTCAGATCTTGTCTCTGAGTCCTTGATATTGCCCAATTTGTTGCTACATCTATCAAACTCAAGGTCATTTCTTTCATGCCCACTTGTTAATCCATGTTCACCTCCATCATAATACACCCTGGTGAAGGACTTGGTTGGCCCATGACAAGTCACATATGTATAGTTCTCTGAATTGGCTGCTTCATAATCTTCATAGCCTCCCTTTAATCTCCcacaaaatttgtttgaatttaCAGATATGGGATTGGATCGATTCAGATTGCAACTACAAACAGCATACTTTGCCAAAACTGCGTGTCGCCTTCCACTATCATTAGTTTTCTCAAGAGCAGCAACAATACCCAAGCCAACCCCACCAAGATCATAATTCTTTATTCCTCTTGGGGATTGCATCTTGAGGTCCAATGGACTCTTTGGACTCTTCACCACCTCCAAAAACTCGGCTCGATGACCGGAAATTAATAATTTCGATAGATTTCCGATTATCGGCCGGGGCCTATTTCCTAACATGATTACAAATCTCTATGAAAGGGGAGAAGAGTATGAATTAGAAGAAGTATTGGAAAGAAATGGAGAAGAGGGTCTACATATAAATTGAGCACAAAGCCAACTTATTGTCCAATAAATATATGATGAGGATGATGGAGTGGTTGGACAAAGCCCatggtttggttttggaatTACATGGGTAATAATTGCTTAATTAAAAAGCCAACATGTCTctcaattaatttattaatatgataatattaatAAAGGGTACGGTccctttcaaaagaaaaaataaataagtaaaaaaaggtAAGATCTCCATTAGttgatttt
The genomic region above belongs to Carya illinoinensis cultivar Pawnee chromosome 4, C.illinoinensisPawnee_v1, whole genome shotgun sequence and contains:
- the LOC122306285 gene encoding FCS-Like Zinc finger 13-like, which gives rise to MLGNRPRPIIGNLSKLLISGHRAEFLEVVKSPKSPLDLKMQSPRGIKNYDLGGVGLGIVAALEKTNDSGRRHAVLAKYAVCSCNLNRSNPISVNSNKFCGRLKGGYEDYEAANSENYTYVTCHGPTKSFTRVYYDGGEHGLTSGHERNDLEFDRCSNKLGNIKDSETRSEETFSGYPTSDFLSSCHLCSKSLHGKDIYMYRGEKAFCSTECRSRQIMMDERKEQCRLESSRSVDVSSSPYTRGQIFSPGILAA